The Halomicrobium zhouii genomic sequence GAATGCCTCGTGGCCGTCGACGTCGCCGTCACTGACACCGGACAGCGCCGCCTCGACCAGGTCGACGATGTCCCGGACGTCGACGTAGGACCAGTAGTTCCCGGCGCCGGCGCTCAGGTCCTCGACGTAGTCGCCGTCTCGGCAGAGATAGTTTCCGGGCTCCTGGATCCACGAGGGCCGGATGGAGGCCACGGAGACGCCGTCCCGACGGGCGATGGTCTTCCCGATCTCCTCGGTCACGATCTTCGACAGTCCGTAGTCGTCCTCGGGCCGCAGGGTGTGGTCCTCGGTGATCGGGAGTTCGTCCGGGACGGGGGTCTCCTCGGCGAAGAAGAAGCCGTAGGCGCCGTCGGAGGAGGCCTGGACCACGTCGGCGCCGACGCGACCCGCCGCGGTGAGGACGCCGTGGGCCGCGAGCGTGTTGTTCCGGTAGAGGTCGACGCCGGGGTGGTTGCCGGCGACGGGGATGGCCGCCCAGTGGACGACGGCGTCGGGGTCGATTTCAGTGAGCGCGTCGAAGACGCCACCGGGTTCGGTGAGGTCGAGGGCTCGATAGGAGACCTCGGCGTGGCCGTCTGGTCCGGGGTGCTTCTGGTCGAAGACGGTGACCTCGTGGTCGGCGGCGAGACGGTCGACGATCCATCGCCCTGATTGCCCGCGCCCGCCCGTGACGACGACGTTCATGGATGATGTGTCTGCGGTGTGCAGCGCCCAAAGTCTGGTGGTCTCTCTGGAGTGGTTGAAACTGGAACGACAGGAATTGAGGGGACAGCTGCAAACAACTCGAAAGCCCCACCCACGCCGGTTGATCAGCCGCTGTGGGCGGGACTGAAAGGGGCGGCTGGCTGACCGAACCCCGGCGAAGCAAGCACCGCAGGCGAAGCCGAGGAGCGCAGCGAGCCGCGGGAGGTCAGCCAGCCGGGGCTTTCGAGTTGTTTGCGGTGTCAGATCCGTCGGTTTCAGGCCCACTTCCGCTGATTCATAGCTTCCGGATTCACAGCGCTTAACCCCTGTCACGGAGTACCACTCTCGAATGTCTCCGGTATCGCACGACGCCGACGACCCGCTGGCATGGGCGCGCGAGTACACCCCCATCCTCCGCTCGTATCAGGAGGAGTACGGCGAGACGAAGCCGCTTTCGGGGTACACGGTCGCCTTCGCCTCGCACCTGGAAACGAAGTCCGGCGTCGCCATCGAGACGCTCCGCGAAGCGGGCGCGGAGGTCCTGTTCGCGCCGAGCGAACCCCAGAGCACCCACGGCGACGTCGTCGACGCGCTGGACGCCCGGGAGGGGATCACCGCCTTCGCCTGGGAGGGGATGACCGACGACGAGTTCGACGCGGCCCAGCACGAACTGCTCGAGGAGGAACCCGACTTCATCCTCGACGACGGCTGTGAACTCATCGCGAAGGTCCACGCCGAACACCCCGACGTCGCGGCACAGGTCATCGGCGGCGGCGAGCAGACGACGGCTGGCATCACCCGTCTCGAAGCGATGGAGGAGGAGGGCATCCTGCAGTTCCCCGTCTACGGCGTCAACGACACGCCGATGAAGCACTTCTTCGACAACGTCCACGGGACAGGCGAGTCCTCGCTCACCAACATCGCCATCACGACGAACTCCATCGTCTCCGGGAAGGACGTCGTGGTCTGTGGCTACGGCTACTGCGGCCGCGGCATCGCTCGCAAGGCACGCGGGATGGGCGGCCAGACCATCGTCACCGAAGTCGACCCCCGGAAGGCGCTCCAGGCGCACATGGACGGCCACCGCGTGATGGACATGGCCGAGGCCAGCGAGGTGGGCGACCTGTTCATCTCCGCGACGGGCAACCGCGAGGTGATGCGCGAAGAGCACTTCGAGAAGATGCAGGACGGCGCCATCCTCGCGAACTCGGGGCACTTCGACGTCGAAATCGACCTGGAAGCGCTGGAGGCGGCGGCCGAATCGACCTCGACTCCCAAGGAGGGCGTCACCCAGTACCACATGCCAGATGGCCGGCGCCTGAACCTCCTCGCG encodes the following:
- a CDS encoding NAD-dependent epimerase/dehydratase family protein, with translation MNVVVTGGRGQSGRWIVDRLAADHEVTVFDQKHPGPDGHAEVSYRALDLTEPGGVFDALTEIDPDAVVHWAAIPVAGNHPGVDLYRNNTLAAHGVLTAAGRVGADVVQASSDGAYGFFFAEETPVPDELPITEDHTLRPEDDYGLSKIVTEEIGKTIARRDGVSVASIRPSWIQEPGNYLCRDGDYVEDLSAGAGNYWSYVDVRDIVDLVEAALSGVSDGDVDGHEAFNCVGPDNALGRPLAELMETHYGALPDDCDVEGDAAAYATAKATKLLGWEPTRSWREAADEDVEPPAV
- a CDS encoding adenosylhomocysteinase, giving the protein MSPVSHDADDPLAWAREYTPILRSYQEEYGETKPLSGYTVAFASHLETKSGVAIETLREAGAEVLFAPSEPQSTHGDVVDALDAREGITAFAWEGMTDDEFDAAQHELLEEEPDFILDDGCELIAKVHAEHPDVAAQVIGGGEQTTAGITRLEAMEEEGILQFPVYGVNDTPMKHFFDNVHGTGESSLTNIAITTNSIVSGKDVVVCGYGYCGRGIARKARGMGGQTIVTEVDPRKALQAHMDGHRVMDMAEASEVGDLFISATGNREVMREEHFEKMQDGAILANSGHFDVEIDLEALEAAAESTSTPKEGVTQYHMPDGRRLNLLAEGRLVNLTGPFSQGHPAEVMDTTFAMMFVAAYDMLVDGPDLEPGLYNIPDRLDRAVAERKLETLGVSIDDMTESQQAYTEEWEHPDSSF